One Methanocaldococcus infernus ME DNA segment encodes these proteins:
- a CDS encoding Yip1 family protein, translated as MNIKELILNPNNFFKNLANREVSLKTPFLIVLTFSVFMSIYTYYTTSTMFKIFPSDMQGIMSMMMIISATSALVGGFVSWIIIAGIMHIISMVFKGEGSFKRTLAFVGYGFLPNIIGLLISIPITYYFLSNAHIPTLTMEQLQNPEVLKQVIKSMFPKSMLYTNLLIGLAVTLWNLYIWTYAIKYARNLELRKAFIVALIPTLLFGLYQLYKIIKLII; from the coding sequence ATGAACATAAAAGAACTAATCCTAAATCCAAACAACTTCTTTAAAAATTTAGCAAATAGGGAGGTATCTCTTAAAACACCGTTCTTGATAGTTCTTACATTTTCGGTGTTTATGTCTATTTATACATATTACACAACATCAACAATGTTTAAAATATTTCCATCTGATATGCAAGGTATTATGTCAATGATGATGATAATTTCCGCAACATCTGCTTTAGTAGGTGGATTTGTATCATGGATAATAATAGCTGGGATCATGCATATAATTTCAATGGTTTTCAAAGGAGAAGGTTCCTTTAAAAGAACTTTAGCATTTGTAGGTTATGGATTTTTACCAAATATTATAGGGCTATTGATATCCATTCCTATTACATATTATTTTCTTTCAAATGCTCATATTCCAACTTTAACTATGGAACAACTACAAAATCCAGAGGTTTTAAAGCAGGTAATAAAATCTATGTTTCCAAAATCAATGTTATATACTAATCTTTTAATTGGCTTAGCTGTTACTTTATGGAATCTATATATTTGGACCTATGCTATTAAGTATGCAAGAAACTTAGAGTTAAGGAAAGCTTTTATAGTGGCATTAATCCCAACATTATTATTTGGCTTGTATCAGCTCTACAAAATAATTAAGCTTATTATTTAA